From the genome of Neomonachus schauinslandi chromosome 5, ASM220157v2, whole genome shotgun sequence, one region includes:
- the CHADL gene encoding chondroadherin-like protein, protein MEGPRRVSLVLLLLLLLPLGPAWHTAAQRCPQTCICDSPGRHVACRHQNLTEVPDAIPELTQRLDLQGNMLKVIPPAAFQDLPYLTHLDLRHCQVELVAEGAFRGLGRLLLLNLASNRLSSLPQEALDGLGSLQRLELEGNMLEELRPGTFGALGALATLNLAHNALVYLPAMAFQGLARARWLQLAHNALSVLAPEALAGLPALRRLSLHHNELQALPGPALSQARVLARLELGHNPFTYVGEEDGLALPGLRELLLDHGALQALDARAFARCPRLHTLDLRGNQLAALPPLQGPGRLRRLRLQGNPLWCGCEARPLLEWLARARVRSDGTCGGPRRLGGEALGALRPADLRCPGDRAAAAAAEEEWRAAARPRSPPAALDEADGAARPCPPACVCASESRHSGCEGRGLRAVPRGFPGDTRLLDLRRNHFPSVPRAAFPGLGRLVSLHLQHCGLTELEAGALAGLGSLIYLYLSDNQLAGLRAAALEGAPRLGYLYLERNRFRHVPGAALRALPSLFSLHLQNNAVDRLGPGDLAGLPALRWLYLSGNRITQVSPGAIGPAPELEKLHLDRNQLQGVPTGALEGLPALLELQLSGNPLQTLPDGAFRPVGRSLQHLFLNSSGLEQISPRAFLGLGPWLQSLHLQKNQLQAMPALAHLSQLELIDLSGNPFHCDCQLLPLHRWLMGLNLRVGAVCAAPPSAHGQRVRAATAIFETCPGRAARKAKRMPAPRSGARRTRVKG, encoded by the exons CTGACTCAGCGGCTGGACCTCCAAGGCAACATGCTGAAGGTGATCCCCCCAGCTGCCTTCCAGGATCTGCCTTATCTGACACATCTGGACCTGCGGCACTGCCAGGTGGAGCTGGTGGCCGAGGGCGCCTTCCGCGGCCTGGGCCGCCTGCTCCTCCTCAACCTGGCCTCCAACCGCCTGAGCTCGCTGCCCCAGGAGGCCCTGGATGGGCTGGGCTCGCTGCAGCGGCTGGAGCTGGAGGGGAACATGCTGGAGGAGCTGCGGCCGGGCACGTTCGGGGCGCTGGGGGCGCTGGCCACACTGAATCTGGCCCACAACGCCCTGGTCTACCTGCCCGCCATGGCCTTCCAGGGGCTGGCGCGCGCGCGCTGGCTGCAGCTGGCCCACAACGCGCTCAGCGTGCTGGCCCCCGAGGCCCTGGCCGGCCTGCCCGCCCTGCGCCGGCTCAGCCTGCACCACAACGAGCTGCAGGCCCTGCCGGGGCCAGCCCTGTCCCAGGCCCGCGTCCTGGCCCGCCTCGAGCTGGGCCACAACCCCTTCACCTACGTGGGCGAGGAGGACGGGCTGGCGCTGCCTGGCCTCCGGGAGCTGCTGCTGGACCACGGCGCCCTGCAGGCGCTGGACGCCAGGGCCTTCGCGCGCTGCCCCCGCCTGCACACCCTGGACCTCCGCGGGAACCAGCTGGCCGCCCTGCCCCCGCTGCAGGGCCCCGGGCGGCTGCGCCGGCTGCGGCTGCAGGGCAACCCTCTGTGGTGCGGCTGCGAGGCCCGGCCGCTGCTCGAGTGGCTGGCGCGCGCGCGGGTGCGCTCGGACGGCACGTGCGGGGGCCCGCGGCGCCTCGGAGGGGAGGCCCTGGGCGCCCTGAGGCCCGCCGACCTGCGCTGCCCCGGGGacagggcggcggcggcggcagcggagGAAGAGTGGCGGGCGGCCGCGCGGCCCCGCTCGCCCCCTGCCGCCCTCGACGAGGCGGACGGGGCAGCCCGGCCCTGCCCGCCGGCCTGCGTGTGCGCCTCCGAGTCCCGGCACAGCGGCTGCGAGGGCCGGGGCCTGCGGGCCGTGCCCCGCGGCTTCCCCGGCGACACCCGGCTCCTGGACCTGAGGCGCAACCACTTCCCCTCGGTGCCGCGAGCCGCCTTCCCGGGCCTGGGCCGGCTGGTGTCGCTGCACCTGCAGCACTGCGGCCTCACGGAGCTGGAGGCGGGCGCCCTGGCCGGGCTGGGCAGCCTCATCTACCTCTACCTCTCGGACAACCAGCTCGCCGGCCTCCGCGCCGCTGCCCTGGAGGGGGCCCCCCGCCTCGGCTACCTGTACCTGGAGCGCAACCGCTTCCGGCACGTGCCCGGGGCCGCCCTGCGCGCCCTGCCCAGCCTCTTCTCCCTGCACCTGCAGAACAACGCCGTGGACCGCCTGGGACCTGGGGACCTGGCAGGCCTGCCAGCCTTGCGCTGGCTCTACCTGAGCGGCAACCGCATCACCCAAGTGTCCCCCGGGGCAATAGGCCCAGCGCCCGAGCTGGAGAAGCTGCACCTGGACAGGAACCAGCTGCAAGGGGTGCCCACTGGGGCCTTGGAGGGGctgcctgccctcctggagctgcaGCTCTCGGGGAACCCGCTCCAAACCCTGCCAGACGGGGCCTTCCGGCCCGTGGGCCGCTCACTGCAGCACCTCTTCCTGAACAGCAGTGGCCTGGAGCAG ATTTCTCCCAGGGCCTTTTTgggcctggggccctggctgcagaGCCTGCACCTGCAGAAGAACCAGCTGCAGGCCATGCCTGCCCTGGCCCATCTCAGCCAGCTGGAGCTTATCGACCTCAGCGGCAATCCCTTCCACTGTGATTGTCAGCTGCTCCCGCTGCACAG gTGGCTCATGGGGCTGAACCTGCGTGTGGGGGCCGTCTGTGCCGCCCCTCCCAGCGCCCATGGCCAGAGGGTGAGGGCTGCAACTGCTATCTTTGAAACCTGCCCTGGCAGGGCTGCCAGGAAGGCCAAGCGGATGCCCGCCCCCAGGTCTGGTGCCAGGAGAACCCGCGTGAAGGGATGA